In the genome of Natronorubrum daqingense, the window CGAAAGCACTGGCCTCGGCGACCTCGTTAGTGAGGTCGAAGGTCAGGTCGGCCTGGTCGGAACGAACGACAACCCATTCACCCTCTACAAGGAACTCGAGGCGTCGAAGACGCCCGCTCCGATCAACGAGGGCGAAGTCGCCCCGAACGACATCGTCATCCCAGAGGGTGACACCGGTGTCGACCCGGGTCCGTTCGTCGGCGAACTGCAGAGCATCGGTGCGAACGCGCGCATCGAGGACGGCTCGATTCAGGTCATGGAAGACTCCACGGTCTTAGAGGCCGGCGAGGAAGTCTCCACAGACCTTTCGAACGTTCTCAACGAACTCGGCATCGAGCCCAAGGAAGTCGGGCTTGACCTGCGATCGGTCGTCGCCGAGGGCGTCCAGTTCGACCCCGAGGACCTCGACATCGACGTCGAGGCCTACGAGAGCGACGTGGCGACGGCTGCCGCTCGCGCTCGCAACCTCTCGGTCAACGCGAGCTACCCGACCGAGGCGACCGCGCCGACGCTCGTCGCCAAGGCGACGGGCGAGGCCAAGAGCCTCGGCCTGCAGGCCGCCATCGAGGACGAAGACCTGATGCCCGACCTCGTCTCCAAGGCCGACGCACAGCTACGTGCGCTCGCGGCCCAGATCGACGACGAGGACGCCCTGCCTGAGGAACTACAGGGCGTCGAGGCACCCGCTGCCGAGACGACATCGGACGAGGGCGAGGACGAATCGACAGACGAACCAGACGACGCTGAATCCGACGCCGACGCTGACGCCGACGAAGACGACGATGACGACGATGACGCAAGCGGCGGCGAAGGACTCGGCGCAATGTTTGGATAACAACTGGAGGACACAACAATGGAATACGTTTACGCTGCACTCATCCTGAACGAAACTGACGAAG includes:
- a CDS encoding 50S ribosomal protein L10, which codes for MSAQADRKTENLPQWKQEEVDELEELIESYESVGVVGIAGIPSKQLQDMRRGLHGTAELRVSRNTLQVRALESTGLGDLVSEVEGQVGLVGTNDNPFTLYKELEASKTPAPINEGEVAPNDIVIPEGDTGVDPGPFVGELQSIGANARIEDGSIQVMEDSTVLEAGEEVSTDLSNVLNELGIEPKEVGLDLRSVVAEGVQFDPEDLDIDVEAYESDVATAAARARNLSVNASYPTEATAPTLVAKATGEAKSLGLQAAIEDEDLMPDLVSKADAQLRALAAQIDDEDALPEELQGVEAPAAETTSDEGEDESTDEPDDAESDADADADEDDDDDDDASGGEGLGAMFG